Genomic DNA from Plutella xylostella chromosome 13, ilPluXylo3.1, whole genome shotgun sequence:
GAGCCGCAGCACATTCTAGAAAGGATACGGAGAGAGAAGCTGTATCCAGATCATCCTGATGTGGATAAATACGAACTGTTGCTCACACCAGCGCCATCTTTCTTGCAAAGGATATCGTTAGCTGGCGAATTCGTCACAAGAAACAGTTAGAATTATGATTATCAGTTGTTTAGATTTTAGGATACATTCTGTGATTGCGACCTGCCTGTAACTTTGTATTCTTCCTCCATTTTGTTTCGTTTCGAGTCTGTTACAGTTAAGTActttactgtacctacttattattgatgtaaatgttattaataacacGATCTCATGAGTTGAGTTGCTTGACAAAATCAAGAAATGGCAGAGAGTTGAGGTTGCTTTCAGCGTGCATAgtgttgatttttttatttatgtccaTCGTTGTTAAGTTTAAGAATAAATGAGTTTAAGATACCTAACTGTTGTTTTGAACTCATTCACAGGGAAATATATTAACATCTCCAACAGTATTAGAAGTTAACATTTAGTTAAATGTCTGGAAATGGACTTAGATCAGTGTCGTTAGAATAGTGCTTAAACTGGATCATGATGATTCATCGCAAAGTGGTGGTGGATAGGTGAGGGCGACAACGGTCTATGGCGACAACAGAGTATACGGTCTAACGGGTCGTGGTTCTATGTTATCTATGGTTTGATATTGGATTTGATTGGGTTTGATTCATAGCCCAAAAGAGCTGTTACCTAAAACTTTTTGTTCAAAAACAGAAGTGCTAAAGAAGAATTCAGCAGAAGTCAAATTGACGTGATTTTGACAGAATAATGTaaatttgtgtttttattaacctaaaatttaacagtgtatttatttaaaattttagtgatgatattttaaaataagctGTAATGATGCCGTGTTTTCCTTCGCTCGAGTCGTGTGTCGAACGGAAATCAGTGAATCATGGAGTGACTGCCAGTCAGTTTTCCGCATGTGTAGTCTATGATGACAGATTTTAAAACTACACCATCGGAAGAGAATACTTTATCGACGAAAGGGTACAAGTTAGTTAAATTTGTAGGCGAAGGCGCCTACGCCAAGGTAAATTGGAGCtgtaaaaacaaagtaaacaGTGAGATAcgaaagtaggtacctacaaagtttcatatacttacctaggCAGCCTATTCACAACATTCTTCACTCCACTTGGGATATTCGAAGTAGGTCATCTAGCTGGTGGAAACTACTAATTAAATTGTtcctatttaattaattaaatcgaAAGGCGCCTtaactttaggtaggtatctgaacttttgtaggtatttgaaTTTCAAACATGCCTGCCGTCTACCTAAATAGCCCATCACGTTTCACATTCCAGGTGTATTTGACGGAATACATAACAAAGGACGACTTTAGGAAAGTGTCGCTCGCGTGCAAGATAATCGAAACATCTAAAGCACCTCAAGAGTTCGTCATCAAGTTCCTCCCTCGGGAGATCGACGTTCTAGTGCGACTGAACCACCCGCACCTCATCCACATACACAGCATCTTCCAACGGAAGACCAAGTACTACATTTTTATGCGATACACCGAGAACGGTGACCTACTGGGGTATATTCTTAAGAACGGTTGCGTTTCGGAGAATCAATCGCGAGTGTGGACGCGGCAGCTGGCGCTCGGGCTGCAATATCTCCACGAATTAGAAATCGCACATAGAGACATCAAGTGCCAAAACGTGTTACTAACAGCCAACTACAACGTCAAGCTATCTGACTTCGGCTTCTCTCGTTTCTGCGTTGACGACGACGACCAACCGATTCTGAGTGAGACGTATTGCGGGTCTATGTCCTACGCGGCGCCAGAGATCCTCCGAGGCAAGCCGTACTCGCCGAAGCCGACGGACCTGTGGTCTCTAGGCGTCGTGCTGTTTGTTATGCTCAACAAGTCGATGCCGTTTGACGACACGCGCCTGCGTAAGTTGTACGAGCAGCAGATGAGCAAGAAGTACCGGTTCAGGTTTGAATTGACACCTACATTGCAATGTTCTAGTGTAAACCTAGTGATTTATGTAATACCTAAATCTTTATGTTGGATTTCAAACGTACCTAAAACAAGGCAGTTTCTTGCTTTACTGCATCTCCATAAAAACGATATTGGATTTATTGCTTTTATAGGGgaagaaaaccaagtgaaTCTTTGTCAGCACTATCGAGTGGGCCTTTCAGGTTCTGGAAAATTATTAAGGAGAAAAAATATGGCCAACCAATTAGAACTGAGGAATCGGGCCTACTTGAAAGCGGCGATATCTGGAATTAGCTTTGCGTTTTCCTCCCCATTCAATTACGCCGATCGAGTAATGTAAAAGCCGTTAACCCTTCAGGTCGCGCATCGCTAGTATAGTGTCGCTGGAGTGCAAGGCGGTGGTGAAGCGGCTGCTGGAGCCGGACGCGGCGCTGCGGCACTCGGCCGCGCAGCTCCTCGCCGCCGACTGGATTGCTATGGACAGTAGACTCACTAGTACGcattattacttacttttaaCAGCGGCCGCTGAagcgggttcgttatcgacgtagataaacatcACTCTCTCGCGATTAGCCATAAAtgcggcgctgtgattggtagTACGAGTTTATGAACATTATAAACCCGTGCAGCGGCCGCAGGCCTATGTAACGTGCTTAATGCTTATGACATGACGTCTGCAACTCTGCATTTTTTACTGACGAAAGttttatgattgtttccgctagaggcgccactttgtatgcgaggaATTGTGAACCTTCCGTTTATTGTGAGACCTTCTGAAACGGACAGATGAAATATACCCCGATGATATTCACCTtcatttaaatctaaattttattaatttatttggtgaatattttaggaaaattattaaattagtaGATTTTTACCTAACTAAATTACCTAAGCTATCCGTCACATACTTCATACTTATtgaaatttttcatttattcagCTCTAAACGCAGTCGAGGCAGCAGCATTGAAACGCGCTAAGGATCAACGAAAGAAATCGATCTCAAGTCAACGGGACATACCGAAACGACAAGGGGATAATATACTTGACAACGGCAACCGAGACTCTACTTTTAAGGTACTTGTCTACtcaattaggtatttaataaattaaacaacttACATGAtacctatataggtatacCCATCGCAgagattcttcttcttcttggcgtCCTATGACCCCCCCGTGGGGCAAAGGGCAGACACAACGGTTCTCCATCTCTGTCTGTCGACGGCAGCGAGCTTCACCACAGACCACGTCATCTCCGCGTCCTGCATCTCCGCATCGATTGAACGGCGCCATGTTTGTTTAGGGCGGCCTCGCTTACGCTTGCCCTGCGGATTCCAGTCAAGAGCCTGTCTTGGAATGTGATTTTGGTCTCTAATAATGTTTTTGTCCTTTTTCAGAATAGTGAAATGATAAGATCTTTAGCGAATATAACTGCAAGACAAAAGAGAACGGAttagttttgttttgtgtaaGGATAAATAAACTCTTCAATGAGTAAATTACTATTAACAGATTCCGAAACTGATACCTTACGATCCCGTGGGTTCCGCATGCTGAAGAAACTTAATGAGGGGGCTTTTGCCAAAGTAAGTCGTTCTTTATGAATCTTAGAGTGGAAAAAATAGATAGGACACagctacagaaaaaaaaaacattcttgGAGTATCCTTGTGTTTAAATATGAAAGGGCTTCGATTGGTACTTACACCATTGGCTTGCTAGTTACCTACTATCCCATCTATCTTTTCTACCATGTTTAGATAACAGGctgatatacttacatacgGTGCTAAACGCTaacatttatatataatcTCTCTCTTCAGGTATATCGTTCCGAGTACAGAAAGTCGCCAAACCATAAGAAGATTACGTTGGCTTGCAAAGTGATGGACGTTGCAGTGGCGCCCCTAGACTTTGTGGACAAGTTTCTGCCGAGAGAGATAGAGGCGTTGACAACCCTCAGCCACCCTCACTTGGTGCACACCCACAGCATATTCTTCAGAGGAACTAAATACTTCATCTTCATGAGGTTTATGGAACACGGGGATCTTTTGGACTTTATACTAGAGAAGGGAGTCGTGACAGAAGACCAGGCTAGAATTTGGATGCGCCAGCTGCTTTTAGGCCTCCAATACATGCACTTGTTGGAAGTAGCCCACAGGGATATAAAGTGCGAGAACGCTCTCCTAACATCGAATAAGAACGTGAAGCTGTCAGACTTTGGGTTCGCCCGTATTTGCGTCAACTACGACTTTCAAGAGGTGTTGAGTGAGACTTTTTGCGGGTCTTTAGCGTACACTGCGCCTGAGATCTTATCGGGCGAGCCATACTTCCCGAAGCCAACCGACTTGTGGTCTATGGGTGTAGTCATGTATGTGATGTTAAACCGTGCGTTGCCGTTCCGTAATTGGACAGTGGAAGGTCTTTACGAGGCTCAAATGGAGAACAACTGGCGGTGGAAGCAGCAGCATGCGAAGAATGTGTCTCGAGTTGGTCGAGACTTCCTCAGAGCCATGATGGACCCGGATCCGGACACACGGTGGAACGTGGACCGGCTGGTCGACAGCACGTGGATCAAGATGGATATGCGGCTTAGAGGTGAGGTTTTTGATGTATAAGGTAacttaacattttcttaaaataaggGATGGTCACTGCCATACAAAGAGTCAGATTAATATTTGATATAGCCGCCGAAATCCATTGACAGCATCGACGACTGCACCACACACATTATTATAGTCAAATGATACATACAGGTTTAAGTAACAGGTCAACATCAGGTAATCCGCGTCAGCCCCCAGCCTTTCGTCCCATCACATCAGTCCAGCGGGGTTAAGCGCGTCCCACTGCCAATTCAGTGTTCGTTTAAACCAGTGGTGCATGTTTGTTTCCAGTCTGGACCCCTCAAGAGATAGCAGCCTACAGGAAGGCTCGCGCGGAGAGGAACCGGATACGCGGCGTGCTGCATATGGAGGAGACCGACACTTCGCCCTTCTCCGACTCCAAGATGCATGAGAGCACTTATACAGAGGTCAGTTTACTTGTGTAATTCTATTTCTATGTAATTCTACTCCTAGGGAGTGGGTAGTGAAatagaatttcaaaataacaCCAACTGGTACtagtctatttttttaacaaacgaaTACTGAGTTTGTCTCTTTCACATTTCCCATATTGACAAAGTGAGATGGGTCATTGCCATTGTTAGAATGGCAACGCAGTAAAACCATCTGCTGATAGATAGAAAGCTAATAATGATCTGATAAAAGAGTGACATGGTCTATTCACAGTAGACCAGTGTAAAACGTTCCGTCCTGACTCTGACGGTCTTCCATTCGTATGGTAAGGATTTTAATCCAAACTTTTGTAACAAAAGCTAACATCGATAATTTTTTGCCCCACAGTCGGACATTAATTCGCCGTCGACTTCGGGTGCGTCTCAAATGACGCGGCCCGACCTCTACATGACCTCGGACGAAACCGCAGAGCAAACACAAGACAAAAGCACAGAGACACAAAATCATGTGCCGAGATGAATCATTATGTTTTTGTACTGTTGTATTCTTTAAAACGTCGTCAGGTTGCGTATTTGTaaatttccagtcgattattTTGGATTAATGCTgttttaatgttattaaatgattatttaaatgcTCATCCTGTTTTTTCTTTGTACTTAATAAGAAGGACTTTAGGATGCAGATGCAGGTTTAGCGGATAGGATGCTCGTTGTTGAGCTGAAGTCTGGGTTTGATTCCCAGCCatagtttattttctctatgttcCCAGCCGGGAAATCTTGGGAAATCTAGACCCTTATAAATGATATCAAagctcaaaataaaatatacttaaccagaaacatagaataaaaaaataatcaagcCTCTTTTGAATAGATCATGTGGAAATTTATGTCAATCAATAATGGTTGACATATTACGAGATTACGAGAGGTACCTATGTGTcatattcatacaaattgaAAGTCAAAACAATAACCAAAATATTATGGATCGGCATAAAAtcactaaaattaaatacacgCACTAACATTATGCCACTACAAAAAGCtaaaaacaagaaaaagaaGGGGAAACCACATGAAAAGATAATGAATAAATGGGCGGTGGAGACAATAAGCTAGAAGTAACCACCACCCAGTCTGATATCAAGATTCTCAGGGAACAAGGGTTCACATTAGAAAAAGTGGTTGGAGAAGGATCTTATGCTAAGGTAAACCTTCGCTCTTTAATCTGTAGGCCAACTTTAGTATTGGCCGGAATATAGGCTCAAAGTTCATGCCATTCCTAACgattgtgtttataataaggaagttaagtactttttacaaacgcaaataaagaaaaaatatcaagCTCGGCGGCCAGTTATCATTCACTATCTCGTTCTATTTGTATCTCTACCGccattttcatgttttttctttatttgtgGGCGTTATAggtactaagtacttacccccttattcatagaaaagttacaaaacgttttaactaataaactgttttgtccctctctgtcaaagaacaaattgttccttgtcggagagggacaaaacagtttattagttaaaacgtcttgtaacttctctatgaataagggggttagtgtACGGtgtaaaagtatacaggcggagtttttaaaatagcgatctcaagctcacatgctgctcaagcacatccacataaacaccgctgctacacacatcacacacaacacgtccccggatttataacagatgtagctggttccttcatcatcagggatcgctattttaaaaactccgcctgtatacttttagccgcaggccaccgtacctattCCGCTAGGAGTTTAGTGttctatgtaggtaagtaactgATCTTGATTTCCGCAAGATTGTTTAGTTtactttcacaaaaaaaacagcagTGTAACCATTGTGTAAAAATTACTTTCCCAGGTGTACAAATCAACGCACATAATCGACGAGACCCGGCACGTAGTCGTCGCGTGTAAGGTCATCGACACTGCGCAGGCGCATCGCGACTACCTCAACAAGTTTCTACCTCGCGAACTGGACATCCTTATCCGCATCCACCATCCACACATCGTCCACGTCTCCTGCATCTTCCAGAGACGCTCCAAGTACTTCATCTTCCTCCGATTCGCCGAGAAAGGAGACCTGCTAGACTTTTTAGCCGCAAATGGCGCGATCCCCGAAAACCAGAGCCGACTGTGGATGAGACAGATCATGTCGGCGTTGAACTATATGCATGCTATGAACGTCGCGCACAGGGATTTGAAATGCGAGAATATTTTGATAACAGTCAACTTTAACGTATTGATAACTGACTTTGGATTCGCGCGCTCAGTCAAACAGCGCGATAAAGATGTTCTCAGTGAGACGTACTGTGGGTCTCTGTCGTACGCCGCTCCGGAAGTGTTGAAAGGTGTTCCGTATTTGCCTAAAATGGCCGACGTATGGTCTATAGGAATCATAATGTATACTATGTTGAATAAAGCGTTGCCTTTCAACGAAACCTCTGTTAAGAAGCTATATGAAAAACAggtaaatacttaggtacctaagcTTTGTTACTATTGATATGTGATCGTCAGCAGGTATTCCGATATTAAACGACGGCATAGCACATGGTGCAGTGGCCAAATTTGCCAACTTACATGAATTGAACTACATTATAAAGATAGTCTAATTATAGAACTCCAGCATTTAACGGGCCATAGCATGCCAAGTCACTAATATGATTACGAGTTTTGCGACGCTGCGTCACTGATGTCTTTCCCTCTCCTCCGCCTACAGTTGATGCGCAAATGGAAGTTTCGTTCCAGCATCGTGTCGCAACTATCCAACGAGTGCAAGCAGCTGGTGACGTCACTACTGGAACCTGAGGGGAAAGTGCGTCCCACTGCTGGCGATGTACTGAAGGGAGCGTGGATCTCTATGGACCCGAGACTTACTAGTAACTATGGCTTTGGGattagtacttaggtatatgttGCCTGTAAGGTTATTTACTGCCGGTTAGTTACATAATACATGTGTGTATTTTATGTGGTGTGCATTAAAAATGAGGTAATTAGTTAGAGATTCAAAGTAACTGAAATATCGGCCATAAGTATATAATGCCGAAGAggccacgaacaggcaaagaTGCCCTCGAAACGAACTTTGCCACCTATCCGGTAGTggatggatgaggaaggccgaggatagTGTCGTGGCCTGAGCCTCACTCACTGATGTCTGATGACGAAGATGTGGTGTTTAGAATGAAATTGTGTTTTTTCATGTCTCGCGTCCATACCCACCCCAACATTTACCTACAGAGCATCCATGTGAATGTTTTTAGAGAGCACCCCTATGGAAGAGAGCCTGTTGAAACAAGCAGAGGAGAAGCAACGCGAGGGAGATGAGGACCAGGAGGCGGAGCGCATGGCCGAGATCAGGCGCAAGGCACGCGGGAAAGGTACGGAGATAAAAAGTTACCTGCGTAAAATGTTGGATAAAAGTCTGTTTAGACTTTAATACTAGCTAGTGGttagtaaaatgtattaagttTGGAAGgccccgggttcgattctcgGTCGGCTTATGCTGATATTTGTTCAAACACACGTTAATGTAACTACGAACTTACCACACGaatatttttacttgaaaCTCCATAGTAAAACCCCGTGTTTTACCATGATATTGTATGAAACTGTACATAGAGCGCAcacataaagaaacaatataaaGATGGCGGACGGACTCATGCTGTTTCACCTAGTAGTATGCTATTCGTAGGCCATTCATTCATTCTTCCTACTCCCATTTAAGAAACGACCGCCATcttcatattgtttcttttcttGCGCACGttataatattaacattaTGTTCCCATTGCAGAAGGCCTCAAAATATTGAAGAACCCAGACACTAACTACATGAAGTCAACTCCACTATTCGATGATAAAGAAAACAAGAATTAAAAGTCAGTAAATTGTCTCTctcgtttatttttattaactgttATTAAAATCGATTAACGTTACGTTGTAAATTACAATGATATTATTGATACTCGAGGGTTGTTCGTATAAAGCTATGGAAGACAGGGTTGGCAGCCGCTGAACACtacaataagtaagtacaattttgttataaaacttGGCACGTTTTAGGAACGGGATTGAAATTCActaaactttataaaattaatacgaACAAGACATCAACGTATTGTAAACTAATATCAAACGCAAACAATTCCTAAATTATGTATTGTGCGATCAGGTGaacctactaatattattaatgcttataaaatatattacgagctaaaatttaactttattaataaactttgAGTACTTTCTTATTTTTCTGTATAAATTACACAAGTATGAAACGGTAAAAGTTACTATTGTATTTATGAAAGTATTTCGCAACGTTATAACTAGGTAGAAATGAGACAGAGTATATTGTCATCACTCAGTCATAATTTCCTAACAAGCTAGGACTACgcaggtatattttaaaaccacCTTCCATTATTTATCTCTATTGcgtacataaaataattatattcaaacGTGCTTAAATTCGACCTGCATTGTTATTTTGGTTCAAAATTTCCAGTGGAATGTTTATGGCTTATctgtatattatgtttgtataaatgaaattattcTTTTATgcgtaggtataattatttaaacataaattaacgCTTACGCAGAAAACGTAAACTAAACTTACTCATATCTatctatgaaataaataatttaagtttctACGACTACTTAATCTTTCGATTGATTAACATGATTTTTGGCAGttaaactttattcataaatataaatcttatgTTTACATCCACCTACTAAATTGATAATTACAAACTAATGTACAATTCAATTGTAGATTAACgatttaataaaactttagGTGCTAGATACATGCTTTTGGactttcataaattttaaaattagtaaatacataatatattatggtcAAAACATCGGCACAAGATTATTGTGAATTTAGCACCAATattcaatataatatgttactTCTGAAAGTATTTACGTGCCAATAAAAAGTGTCGTTTTATAAGTTTAGCTTCAAATTGTAAGATTGTGCGCTGGTTTAGTTTAAAATGGAAGCAAATTCAAGGTATTAAAAACTCTGTTCATCATAATACATTTAGATATCGTTCCATTATCGTTCAATGTGTAGAACATAAGAATGATTTCATAAAAGTAAACTATTAATATGGGTCTATCCGTTAccattttaatgaaatacaaaatattagtTTTGCCGAGTTAAAATCTTCATGATCAGTTTTTTATTACCATCAAATCGATCCATCGATCCGAGGGCCAATAAACATTTGTTACCTCACTCTAACGTCCAAGTAGTACGTCGCCCGTCGACTAGGTGTCGCTAGTGCGCGCGCTCCGTGACGTCACGCGGGGGAGAGACAGCCGACGCGACGCCCGAAGCTACTTTTACTTTCATCGTCTGTTGGGAAAAGCCAAATTAACTTGGGTTATtgtgaaaatttaataaatgaagCAGAAAAAATAGCTTGTAAATATGAAACGCACACCCAAAAACCAcactgtttatttataaataatatcctCAAAGCCGTAAGTATATAAAAGAACCCACCCAttagtatattttgttaaaatcgTTGCACACAccataatgttataaataataaagaaagcTTGATGATACAATGGGGTTCAAGATTCCAAAATGGTGGACAGCCAGGGAAATGGACTCCTTTCACTTGTGTGTAAAGTGCATGTGGAACCCTGAATACCCACCATTTTGGAATCTAAATCAACCagaattttaaacaaacgtgaaaaaacaaaaaaaaaacgctaaTGCTACTGTAAATATTTGTCTACTCACgagtttgttttaaaaactttttgttACACTTACATTACAACTCTCACAAAATGTAGAGTGTAGTGGAAGTTTTTGTAACCGTCTGAGCAGTGAAAACTAAACACGAATTTTACCTCTTGTACCGCTAGATGGCGACTCTTTTGCGCCGAAAAAATCGCATTTAGTTATAACTACCCTAAGAGTTACGcggagttgcagaaagggactagctaatgtcgaccttaaatgtatagatggcttgctttgacagcatacggacagaaagagacagagaTAGATTTATACCGACTTTATCTTAATGATCCTTTCTGCACTCAGCGTAATTGTGTAAAAACTCCCACCTCATTGATAGAGCGAATTATAAATCCAAGTGAACAACTCGTGCGCAGACGCAACTAAACCCCAGCTACATACGCATTAGTACGGTTAGTGTCAAACTTACGGGCGTGCTGTTAGCGTCACCTGAGCAGTCTTCTGTGAGCGGGCACACCAGGTCGCTGAGGTCGAGCTCGTCTTTGCTCTTCTTGCGTTTTAGCGAGAACTGGCTCTTCTTTGGTACCTAGTTTATGTACATTACATTTATAAggaagttttaaatattttttacatacatcGACAATAATGACAACCTGCGGCCGCTATACGCGTTTGTTATCGACGTCAATAACTCGTTTAGTGCGTGTTCCACCagtcacagcgccgtatttatgtcATATCGCGATATAGTCGCCTGCGTCGAttacgaacccgtgtagcggccgctgCTCGATTTACCCAAAACAAAGTTGGgatacaatttacctacttggaataaaataaatacttatataatgaGTCATGAAAAAATCTTGAATTTGGAAAACTGTGAGTAAAGAAGGGTAATGGAAATAAGTTACCTTATATTTGGTGGTAGCGGTGAGCGGTTGGTATCCCAGAGTTTGTTCTGCGTTCCGCTTTTGCTGGATCACGTCTCTACCTAATAGGTCGTTGAATCTGAAATATAGAGTGCAtgttaatacactcacgagttcatatttataaagttccagtgacatatgatATGAAACGTCAATGGGAagtggatatttttatttgcacgTGAGCTGAGCACGTGAGTATATTAAAGAAACGTTATAGATGTTGTTATTGACTGGGATTAACCGGATTAACCATAAAACATCCATTATTTTAACCCATACATGTTTGACAGAAATATAACAGGCAATTCGAAGGTGTTTTATGCTGTTTTGactttttcgtttttttcttatGTCTTCAAAATCGAAAGCATTCTTGTCGAAGGCGTAAAAATCGGCGCAGCAGCGTCTTGTTGGCGGGGATGTTGAGCAGCGCCACCAGCAGCTCCGCCGTGAACCGCTGCTCCAGCAGcaatacacacacactcacacacacacatagtGTATTACATACCTCTGTGTGAGGTGCCGGCGCAGCAGCGTCTTGTTGGCGGGGATGTTGAGCAGCGCCGCCAGCAGCTCCGCCGTGAACCGCTGCTCCAGCAGcaatacacacacactcacacacacacatagtGTATTACATACCTCTGTGTGAGGTGCCGGCGCAGCAGCGTCTTGTTGGCGGGGATGTTGAGCAGCGCCGCCAGCAGCTCCGCCGTGAACCGCTGCTCCAGCAGcaatacacacacactcacacacacacatagtGTATTACATACCTCTGTGTGAGGTGCCGGCGCAGCAGCGTCTTGTTGGCGGGGATGTTGAGCAGCGCCGCCAGCAGCTCCGCCGTGAACCGCTGCTCCAGCAGcaatacacacacactcacacacacacatagtGTATTACATACCTCTGTGTGAGGTGCCGGCGCAGCAGCGTCTTGTTGGCGGGGATGTTGAGCAGCGCCGCCAGCAGCTCCGCCGTGAACCGCTGCTCCAGCAGcaatacacacacactcacacacacacatagtGTATTACATACCTCTGTGTGAGGTGCCGGCGCAGCAGCGTCTTGTTGGCGGGGATGTTGAGCAGCGCCGCCAGCAGCTCCGCCGTGAACCGCTGCTCCAGCAGcaatacacacacactcacaca
This window encodes:
- the LOC105398015 gene encoding testis-specific serine/threonine-protein kinase 3 isoform X2 produces the protein MMTDFKTTPSEENTLSTKGYKLVKFVGEGAYAKVYLTEYITKDDFRKVSLACKIIETSKAPQEFVIKFLPREIDVLVRLNHPHLIHIHSIFQRKTKYYIFMRYTENGDLLGYILKNGCVSENQSRVWTRQLALGLQYLHELEIAHRDIKCQNVLLTANYNVKLSDFGFSRFCVDDDDQPILSETYCGSMSYAAPEILRGKPYSPKPTDLWSLGVVLFVMLNKSMPFDDTRLRKLYEQQMSKKYRFRSRIASIVSLECKAVVKRLLEPDAALRHSAAQLLAADWIAMDSRLTTLNAVEAAALKRAKDQRKKSISSQRDIPKRQGDNILDNGNRDSTFKNSEMIRSLANITARQKRTD
- the LOC105398015 gene encoding testis-specific serine/threonine-protein kinase 1 isoform X1; protein product: MSKLLLTDSETDTLRSRGFRMLKKLNEGAFAKVYRSEYRKSPNHKKITLACKVMDVAVAPLDFVDKFLPREIEALTTLSHPHLVHTHSIFFRGTKYFIFMRFMEHGDLLDFILEKGVVTEDQARIWMRQLLLGLQYMHLLEVAHRDIKCENALLTSNKNVKLSDFGFARICVNYDFQEVLSETFCGSLAYTAPEILSGEPYFPKPTDLWSMGVVMYVMLNRALPFRNWTVEGLYEAQMENNWRWKQQHAKNVSRVGRDFLRAMMDPDPDTRWNVDRLVDSTWIKMDMRLRVWTPQEIAAYRKARAERNRIRGVLHMEETDTSPFSDSKMHESTYTESDINSPSTSGASQMTRPDLYMTSDETAEQTQDKSTETQNHVPR
- the LOC105398017 gene encoding testis-specific serine/threonine-protein kinase 6; translation: MGGGDNKLEVTTTQSDIKILREQGFTLEKVVGEGSYAKVYKSTHIIDETRHVVVACKVIDTAQAHRDYLNKFLPRELDILIRIHHPHIVHVSCIFQRRSKYFIFLRFAEKGDLLDFLAANGAIPENQSRLWMRQIMSALNYMHAMNVAHRDLKCENILITVNFNVLITDFGFARSVKQRDKDVLSETYCGSLSYAAPEVLKGVPYLPKMADVWSIGIIMYTMLNKALPFNETSVKKLYEKQLMRKWKFRSSIVSQLSNECKQLVTSLLEPEGKVRPTAGDVLKGAWISMDPRLTKSTPMEESLLKQAEEKQREGDEDQEAERMAEIRRKARGKEGLKILKNPDTNYMKSTPLFDDKENKN